ACAGCATGTCGAAATCGACGAAATTGGTGAAAACGAGATCGCCATCCTCGGCCTCGTCCATGGCCTTCAGCGTGGCATCGAACAGCGCCATGTTGCCATTGGCCTTGATGAGCCGGCCAATGCCCTGATGGGCGAAGATGTCAGCGACCTTGCCGACGGCATGCACAGTGCGGCCGGCCGCCGTCAGCCGGTCGAGCAGCGTCGGTTCGGGCGGCAACACGGAATAATCGCGCCTGTTGCCGGTGCGGCTGAAATTGGCTGGTGATGTGCCGATGAACGGGCGGGCGATCACCCGGCCGATATTATGGTCGTCGAGCAGGCGGCGCACGACGTGACAGAATTCGAGCAGACGATCGAGGCCGAAGGTCTCCTCGTGGGCGGCAATCTGAAAGACGGAATCCGAGGATGTGTAGCAGATCGGCTTGCCGGTGCGCATATGCTCCTCGCCGCAGCGGTCGATGATGTCCGTGCCCGAGGCATGGCAGTTGCCAAGAATGCCCGGAACATCGCCTTCGCGACAGATCGCCTCGACCAGTTCCGACGCAAAGGCATCGCCCTCGGTCGGGAAGTAACCCCAGTCGAAACGGACCGGCGTGCCGGCGATTTCCCAATGGCCGGAGGGCGTG
This genomic stretch from Pararhizobium capsulatum DSM 1112 harbors:
- a CDS encoding phosphopentomutase → MARVFLFVLDSFGIGNAPDAAAFGDEGADTLGHIAEFCAAGAGDRPGLREGPLNIPNMTALGLVHAARLATGGIPAGLSVDEAATGVYGAASEVSRGKDTPSGHWEIAGTPVRFDWGYFPTEGDAFASELVEAICREGDVPGILGNCHASGTDIIDRCGEEHMRTGKPICYTSSDSVFQIAAHEETFGLDRLLEFCHVVRRLLDDHNIGRVIARPFIGTSPANFSRTGNRRDYSVLPPEPTLLDRLTAAGRTVHAVGKVADIFAHQGIGRLIKANGNMALFDATLKAMDEAEDGDLVFTNFVDFDMLYGHRRDVPGYAAALEAFDARLPEIQDKLKPGDLAIITADHGCDPTWRGTDHTRERVPVLAFGPDIAPRSIGIINGFAGIGETVARHLGIAPGLHGRSFL